A single genomic interval of Candidatus Methanoperedens sp. harbors:
- a CDS encoding type II toxin-antitoxin system VapC family toxin: protein MKFYFLDTSALVKRYHSEKGTDKIDEIFSEDDRAIVISSISITELVSALNRKKEDKIITKEDLDIALSKFFHDAIKDFLVLELDEEHIKDSIMLVLKRNIRTLDSLQLAVALSLKKLKVTFVCADKKLASVAEKEGLQTINPEI from the coding sequence ATGAAGTTCTATTTTCTTGATACGAGCGCGCTTGTAAAGAGGTATCATTCTGAAAAAGGAACGGACAAGATAGACGAGATTTTTTCTGAAGACGATAGGGCAATAGTTATCTCAAGCATATCCATAACCGAGTTGGTTTCCGCGCTTAACAGAAAAAAGGAAGATAAAATAATAACCAAAGAAGATCTGGATATTGCACTATCAAAATTTTTCCATGATGCAATAAAGGATTTTCTTGTTCTTGAGCTTGATGAGGAACATATTAAAGATAGCATAATGCTGGTATTGAAAAGAAACATAAGAACTCTGGACTCACTGCAGCTTGCGGTTGCTCTCAGCCTGAAAAAGCTTAAAGTTACTTTTGTCTGCGCTGACAAAAAACTTGCTTCTGTTGCGGAAAAGGAAGGATTGCAGACTATAAATCCGGAAATATAG
- a CDS encoding ribbon-helix-helix domain-containing protein, giving the protein MQRVTLRLPEQQLKMIDVLVEYGEFPSASEAIRTAIRDLIDQRSEKLVGRMKLFDKAQEQSKNADAFLRLKEEQ; this is encoded by the coding sequence ATGCAAAGAGTAACACTAAGGCTCCCGGAACAGCAATTAAAAATGATCGACGTATTGGTGGAGTATGGAGAATTTCCGTCCGCTAGCGAAGCAATCAGGACGGCTATCAGAGATTTAATCGATCAGCGAAGTGAAAAATTGGTTGGAAGGATGAAATTGTTCGATAAAGCACAGGAGCAATCAAAAAATGCAGATGCTTTCCTGCGCTTGAAAGAGGAGCAATAG